The following is a genomic window from Methylomarinum vadi.
GCGAGCAAGAAGACGAAAAAATCAGGCAATTATCCCCGCGGGAATTCGATATATTTTGTCTGCTGGCCAATGGTAAGACGACCCGGGAGGCAGCGGAACAGCTTCGCCTCAGTTACAAAACGGTGTGCAACCACAGCACCGCGATCAAGGACAAGCTGGGCACCAAGACGGCCGCGGAAATGACGCTGCTGGCCAGCCGCCTGGATTTAATCAATGCGGTTGATTAATAGCGTCGTATAACTCCATCCTGGATTTCTCGGCGCCCGGTGCGTCCATGCGCACCAGGAAATGCTGAATTAATCGGCATTTCCTTAATTTTTATTGATACGGAGGATTCATGAAACACTTTTTTTGCGCCGCCCTACTGCTCGGCAGCAGCCAAACACTAGCGGAAACGCTGTTCGTCACGCTGGAAAAAGACAATGCATTGGCCGTGGTCGACCCAATCGAAGGCAAGCTTTTGCAGACCGTGCCGGTCGGCCAACGTCCGCGCGGCATCGTCATGGCCGAGGACGGCAAGCATTTATATCTCGCCGCCAGCGACGACGACACCATTCAAATAGTCGATACCGAGACTTTCCGAGTGGTCGGCACCTTGCCTTCGGGCGAAGACCCGGAAACCTTCGCGATCGGCCCTGAAGGCAAACGGCTTTATGTGTCCAATGAGGACGACAGCCTGGTCACGGCCATCGATATCGCATCGGCCAAGGCGATCAAGCGAATTCCGGTCGGCGTCGAACCGGAACCGGTCGCGGTCAGTCCCGACAATAAATGGGTGGCCTGCGCCTCGGAAGCAACCAACATGGTGCATTGGATCGCCCGGGAATCTTTGCAAGTGGTGGACAACACCTTGGTCGACCCTCGCCCCCGCGGCCTGACTTTCACCGCCGACAGCCGACAATTATGGGCCTCATCGGAGCTGGGCGGCACGGTCAGCGTGATCGATGCCGCGACCCGAAAGATCGTCAAGACCTTGAAATTCGAAATCTCCGGCGTCACCGACGACAAGATACAACCGGTCGGGATAGCCATCGACAAGGAACGGAAATGGGCCTTCGTCGCCTTGGGGCCGGCCAACCGGGTGGCGTTGGTGAATGCGCAAACGTTGGAAGTGGAAGATTATTTCCTGGTCGGTCAACGGGTCTGGAACCTGGCGTTTTCGCCCGACCAGAAACGCCTGTATACGACCAACGGCGTCAGCAACGACATATCCATCATTGACCTGGAAGACATGAAGGTCAGCAAATCCATTGGCGTCGGCCGTTATCCGTGGGGCGTAGCGGTCAAACCTTAAAGAGATTCAATAATGGTGCATGGAATGCACCCTACGTTGATTTGCTGTATGTAGGGTGCATTTTATGCACCGAAAAAATCAATCATATTGCCCGGCTTCCGGCATTTCGATGCGGGGGACGAATGCGTCTCCCCACCCCTCAGGATACCAACCTTTCCGGGCATATCGATGAAATGAGGAATAAGGCCAATCGGAAACACGAGCGGCATGTCCATGCCTGACCGGGTTGAAATGGTGCATGGAATGCACCCTACGTCGATTCGTGTCTTCGAAGCCTCAATTACCGCCGATGTAGGGTGCATTCCATGCACCAAAAATATCAATCATATTGCCCGGCTTCCGGTATTTCGATGCTGGAGACGAATTCATCCCCCCAGCCTTCAGGATAACGACCCTCCCGGACAAAGCGATGAAATGAGGAATAAGGCCAATCGGAAACACGAGCAGCATGTCCATGCTTGACCGGGTTGAAATGAAGATAATCAAGGTGACGGTGCAAATCCTCTTCGTCGCGAATTTGATGTTC
Proteins encoded in this region:
- a CDS encoding PQQ-dependent catabolism-associated beta-propeller protein gives rise to the protein MKHFFCAALLLGSSQTLAETLFVTLEKDNALAVVDPIEGKLLQTVPVGQRPRGIVMAEDGKHLYLAASDDDTIQIVDTETFRVVGTLPSGEDPETFAIGPEGKRLYVSNEDDSLVTAIDIASAKAIKRIPVGVEPEPVAVSPDNKWVACASEATNMVHWIARESLQVVDNTLVDPRPRGLTFTADSRQLWASSELGGTVSVIDAATRKIVKTLKFEISGVTDDKIQPVGIAIDKERKWAFVALGPANRVALVNAQTLEVEDYFLVGQRVWNLAFSPDQKRLYTTNGVSNDISIIDLEDMKVSKSIGVGRYPWGVAVKP